One segment of Manduca sexta isolate Smith_Timp_Sample1 chromosome 27, JHU_Msex_v1.0, whole genome shotgun sequence DNA contains the following:
- the LOC115455780 gene encoding LIM homeobox transcription factor 1-beta, whose product MVMRAQQYVFHIQCFVCVMCCQPLQKGEQYVIRAGQIFCRQDFEKEMYLMQHAEDDMIIDDAERPRDGRRGPKRPRTILTSAQRRQFKASFEVSPKPCRKVREALAKDTGLSVRVVQVWFQNQRAKMKKIQRKAKQEGDKSSEKDKDKEEKSIKQESPTSEHGNYLGLDGSYSASSQPLNPNLPYSPDDYPAHSGDSFCSSDISLDGSNFDQLDEGASDTMSLQNLEVQHHSHQHGSHSAHEPLNLGNGAIVNPIDKLYLMQNSYFSTDH is encoded by the exons ATGGTTATGCGCGCCCAGCAATATGTTTTTCACATACAATGCTTTGTGTGCGTCATGTGTTGTCAACCGCTCCAAAAAGGAGAACAGTACGTCATACGTGCTGGACAAATATTCTGCAGGCAAGATTTTGAGAAAGAGATGTATCTTATGCAGCACGCAGAAGACGATATGATTATAGACGATGCCGAACGGCCTCGTGACGGCAGGCGGGGCCCAAAGCGACCACGCACCATCCTCACTTCAGCTCAACGTAGACAGTTTAAAGCATCATTTGAAGTGAGCCCAAAGCCATGTCGTAAAGTGCGCGAAGCTCTCGCCAAAGATACAGGTCTCAGCGTCAGAGTGGTGCAGGTGTGGTTCCAGAACCAAAGGGCGAAAATGAAGAAAATTCAGCGAAAAGCTAAGCAGGAAGGAGACAAGAGCTCTGAAAAGGATAAGGACAAAGAGGAGAAATCTATCAAACAAGAGTCGCCGACCAGCGAGCATGGAAACTATTTGGGATTGGATGGTTCGTACTCTGCTTCTAGTCAGCCTTTGAACCCTAACTTGCCGTATTCTCCAGATG ACTACCCAGCACACTCAGGCGATAGCTTCTGCAGTTCTGATATATCGCTGGATGGCAGCAACTTCGATCAGCTGGACGAAGGCGCGTCCGACACGATGAGCCTGCAGAATCTCGAAGTGCAGCACCACTCGCATCAGCACGGGTCGCATTCGGCCCATGAGCCGCTCAACCTCGGCAATGGTGCCATCGTCAATCCAATAGACAAGTTATACCTCATGCAGAATTCTTATTTCAGTACTGATCATTGA